One window of Marinobacterium aestuarii genomic DNA carries:
- a CDS encoding DUF4212 domain-containing protein, whose amino-acid sequence MSLSPEKALAYWRANLRIIWTYLAIWFIASYGCGILFVDQLDAIQFFGFPLGFWFAQQGSIFIFVILIWAYVFSTNKLDEQYDVHE is encoded by the coding sequence ATGTCCCTGAGTCCTGAAAAAGCCCTTGCCTACTGGCGCGCGAACCTGCGCATCATCTGGACCTATCTTGCGATCTGGTTCATCGCCTCCTACGGTTGCGGCATTCTGTTTGTTGACCAGCTTGATGCCATTCAATTCTTCGGTTTCCCGCTGGGATTCTGGTTTGCGCAACAAGGCTCTATCTTTATTTTCGTCATCCTGATCTGGGCCTATGTGTTCAGTACCAACAAGCTTGACGAACAATATGACGTTCACGAATAA
- a CDS encoding sodium:solute symporter family protein, with protein MSLDLLTYLFIGGSFALYIGIAIWARAGSTKEFYVAGGGVHPIANGMATAADWMSAASFISLAGIISFVGRDGSAYLMGWTGGYVMLAMLLAPYLRKFGKFTVPDFVGDRYYSSTARMIAVLCTIVISFTYVAGQMRGVGIVFSRYLHVDVNTGVLLGMAIVFFYAVLGGMKGITYTQVAQYCVLILAFTVPAFFLSAQITGHFLPQIGLGATLGTGQSVLATLDSLSVELGFKAYTDGSKSTIDMVFFTVALMAGTAGLPHVIVRFFTVPRVKDARTSAGWALIFIAILYTSIPGVAGFGRVNLINTINGADNAGTTYTEMPSWFKNWETSGLIGWYDHNGDGKVQYAAGDAFEGSKPNFTDGAGEFGQRMVSNPKMEPAAVNGAPFANEVYVDRDIMVLANPEIANLPAWVIALVAAGAVAAALSTAAGLLLVISTAIAHDMMKKTINPNITDKQELLYARLAAIVAICIAGYFGINPPGFVAQVVALAFGLACASVFPVLLMGIFSKRMNTEGAVTGMLMGLVSTMAYIIYFKFMGGSPDDYFFGISPEGFGTVGMILNFASAFLVSSMTPAPSAEIQAIVENIRIPRGAGEAHAH; from the coding sequence ATGAGTCTCGACTTACTCACATACCTTTTTATCGGGGGATCCTTTGCGCTCTATATCGGTATCGCGATATGGGCCAGGGCCGGATCGACCAAAGAGTTTTACGTGGCAGGCGGCGGTGTTCACCCGATTGCCAATGGCATGGCCACGGCGGCGGACTGGATGTCTGCAGCCTCCTTTATTTCTCTGGCCGGGATTATTTCCTTCGTTGGCCGTGATGGTTCTGCCTATTTGATGGGCTGGACCGGCGGTTACGTAATGCTGGCCATGCTGCTGGCGCCCTACCTGCGCAAGTTCGGCAAGTTTACCGTGCCGGATTTTGTCGGTGACCGCTATTACAGCAGCACGGCGCGCATGATTGCTGTGCTCTGTACCATCGTCATTTCCTTTACCTATGTGGCGGGACAGATGCGTGGTGTGGGTATCGTGTTCTCCCGCTACCTGCATGTGGATGTTAATACAGGCGTACTGCTGGGCATGGCCATCGTATTCTTCTATGCGGTGCTGGGCGGCATGAAAGGTATTACCTACACCCAGGTGGCACAGTACTGCGTGCTGATCCTGGCGTTTACGGTGCCAGCCTTCTTCCTGTCGGCACAGATTACCGGTCATTTCCTGCCCCAGATTGGTCTGGGTGCAACCCTGGGGACGGGTCAGTCGGTACTGGCAACGCTGGATTCGCTGTCGGTGGAACTTGGCTTCAAGGCCTATACGGATGGCAGCAAGTCGACCATCGATATGGTGTTCTTTACCGTTGCGCTGATGGCGGGCACCGCGGGCCTGCCCCACGTCATAGTGCGCTTCTTCACCGTGCCGCGAGTGAAGGATGCCCGTACCTCTGCCGGTTGGGCGCTGATCTTTATCGCCATTCTGTATACCTCTATCCCGGGTGTGGCAGGCTTTGGCCGCGTGAACCTGATCAATACGATTAATGGCGCCGACAATGCCGGTACAACCTATACGGAAATGCCGAGCTGGTTCAAGAACTGGGAAACCTCGGGCCTGATCGGCTGGTACGATCATAACGGTGACGGCAAGGTGCAGTATGCGGCGGGTGATGCCTTTGAAGGCAGCAAGCCCAACTTCACAGACGGTGCCGGCGAGTTTGGTCAGCGTATGGTCAGCAACCCGAAAATGGAGCCTGCGGCGGTCAATGGCGCGCCTTTTGCCAACGAAGTTTATGTCGACCGTGACATCATGGTGCTGGCGAACCCCGAGATTGCCAATCTTCCGGCCTGGGTCATAGCGCTGGTGGCAGCCGGTGCGGTGGCGGCGGCGCTGTCGACGGCGGCAGGTCTGCTGCTGGTTATCTCGACGGCGATCGCCCATGACATGATGAAGAAAACCATTAATCCGAACATAACCGACAAGCAGGAGTTGTTGTACGCCCGACTTGCCGCTATCGTGGCGATCTGTATCGCCGGCTACTTCGGGATCAACCCGCCGGGCTTTGTGGCCCAGGTGGTGGCGCTGGCCTTCGGTCTGGCCTGTGCTTCGGTGTTCCCGGTGCTGCTGATGGGTATCTTCAGCAAGCGCATGAATACTGAGGGTGCTGTGACCGGGATGCTGATGGGTCTGGTATCGACCATGGCATACATCATCTACTTCAAGTTCATGGGTGGCAGCCCGGATGACTACTTCTTCGGTATCTCTCCGGAAGGTTTCGGTACTGTCGGCATGATCCTGAACTTTGCCTCTGCGTTCCTGGTGTCGTCGATGACGCCCGCGCCTTCGGCTGAAATCCAGGCGATTGTCGAGAACATCCGCATTCCTCGCGGAGCGGGTGAAGCGCACGCGCACTAA
- a CDS encoding DUF294 nucleotidyltransferase-like domain-containing protein: MSSTFNISNLPFSLLSEAEQALLLQSLDIAYYQQGETIVVAGGESEGVYIILKGCVSESEERRADGSDVPEQVFVHYQADDYFGGWSAIRGRAIHNFVAVEETICHILPTRVLLELVSGNSLFADYFAQNLAVKSEIVAQHDQDQDMAEFMLAKVSSGLVQEPLIVDEGTSISEATVLMRTHKADCVLVRKGNRYGMITKTDLLEALVLDSLPQSTDIAQIAHYRLISVSPDDYLFNALVIMTQQHIERLVVMRQQTLVGIVALTDILSYFSSHSHVIGLRIERARSEEELQDAAQRLNSLIKSLVSHGVKVRFTMDLLAAMNGRIMAKLFDLMIPADMQPHVCLVVMGSEGRGEQILKTDQDNAVIYRDGLSWPDMQQTLQRFSARLIEFGFPPCPGNIMVSNPAWVNSLGDWTQNLSDWAQSCEGDAVMNLAIAVDAKPVAGNPALFKAGRNWFLRHLRNNDLFFSHFTRAALAFDTPLTFFGSLRDKAQLDIKKGGIFPVVHGIRAMALEYRVLATNTFSRIDALVELGQLQAEQGAELAEALALFIQLRLRQQMRRLEASDDGQDPTPNLIELPLLNKMERDLLRDALHIVKSFKKHLTLRYRLEG, translated from the coding sequence ATGTCTTCGACATTCAATATCAGCAATTTGCCCTTCAGTTTGCTCAGTGAGGCTGAGCAGGCGCTGCTGCTGCAGAGCCTGGATATCGCCTACTACCAGCAGGGCGAAACCATAGTCGTGGCCGGCGGCGAGTCCGAGGGGGTCTATATCATCCTCAAGGGCTGTGTCAGCGAGAGCGAAGAGCGCCGCGCCGATGGTAGCGACGTGCCCGAGCAGGTGTTCGTGCACTATCAGGCGGATGACTACTTTGGCGGCTGGTCGGCCATCCGTGGTCGTGCTATTCACAATTTTGTCGCGGTGGAAGAAACCATCTGCCACATACTGCCGACGCGGGTGCTGCTGGAACTTGTGTCCGGCAATTCGCTCTTTGCGGACTATTTCGCGCAGAATCTGGCGGTCAAATCCGAGATAGTGGCGCAGCATGATCAGGATCAGGACATGGCCGAGTTCATGCTGGCCAAGGTCAGCAGCGGCCTGGTGCAGGAGCCGCTGATCGTCGACGAAGGTACCAGCATTAGCGAGGCCACTGTGCTGATGCGCACCCACAAGGCCGATTGCGTGCTGGTGCGAAAGGGTAATCGCTACGGCATGATCACCAAGACGGACCTGCTGGAAGCGCTGGTTCTCGATAGCCTGCCGCAGAGTACTGATATCGCACAGATAGCCCACTATCGTCTGATCTCGGTAAGCCCCGATGATTACCTGTTCAATGCCCTGGTGATCATGACGCAGCAGCATATTGAACGCCTGGTGGTCATGCGCCAGCAGACCCTGGTGGGCATAGTCGCGCTGACCGATATTCTGAGTTATTTCTCCAGCCACTCCCATGTAATAGGTCTTCGTATTGAGCGCGCCCGCAGCGAAGAGGAGCTGCAGGATGCGGCGCAGCGCCTGAACAGCCTGATCAAGTCGCTGGTGTCCCACGGCGTCAAGGTGCGCTTTACCATGGACCTGCTGGCGGCCATGAACGGTCGTATCATGGCCAAGCTGTTTGATCTGATGATTCCGGCGGACATGCAGCCCCACGTCTGTCTGGTGGTGATGGGCTCCGAGGGGCGGGGTGAACAGATTCTCAAGACCGACCAGGACAACGCCGTCATCTACCGCGATGGCCTGAGCTGGCCCGATATGCAACAGACGCTGCAGCGCTTCAGCGCCCGGCTGATCGAGTTCGGCTTTCCGCCGTGCCCCGGCAATATCATGGTATCGAACCCTGCCTGGGTAAATTCGCTGGGGGACTGGACGCAAAACCTGAGTGACTGGGCCCAGTCCTGCGAAGGCGATGCCGTGATGAACCTGGCTATTGCCGTGGACGCCAAACCCGTGGCGGGCAATCCTGCGCTCTTCAAGGCCGGGCGTAACTGGTTTTTGCGTCACCTGCGCAATAACGACCTATTCTTTTCTCACTTCACCCGCGCAGCGCTGGCGTTCGACACACCCCTGACGTTTTTTGGCAGCCTGCGGGACAAGGCTCAGCTGGATATCAAGAAAGGTGGCATTTTCCCTGTGGTACACGGCATCCGTGCCATGGCGCTGGAATATCGGGTACTGGCCACTAATACGTTCAGCCGTATTGATGCACTGGTGGAGCTGGGGCAGCTGCAGGCCGAACAGGGTGCGGAGCTGGCTGAGGCGCTAGCGCTCTTTATACAGCTGCGCCTGCGTCAGCAGATGCGCAGGCTCGAGGCCAGTGACGACGGCCAGGATCCAACGCCCAACCTGATCGAGTTGCCGCTGCTGAACAAGATGGAGCGGGATCTGCTGCGTGATGCGCTGCATATCGTCAAAAGCTTCAAGAAACATCTGACATTGCGTTATCGCCTGGAGGGCTGA
- a CDS encoding 3'-5' exonuclease translates to MYIPRTLRRLKDRLEHRRGIHGALFEPYRGDEVVSLDCETTSLNVAEAEILSIAAVRVRGTRVLTSERLDIRLKPPASLGADSIKIHKLRATDLADGIEIDEALRLVLEFVGNRPILGYYVSFDVRMLDKYLRPRYGFGLPNKTIELSHVYHDIIKWKSIGGTVDLRFDTLASRLDVPIIERHTALGDAITVALMYVRLKHGEAPSASH, encoded by the coding sequence ATGTACATTCCCAGAACCCTGCGCCGACTCAAGGACCGGCTCGAGCATCGCCGTGGCATCCACGGTGCTCTGTTCGAACCGTATCGGGGGGATGAGGTGGTGTCGCTGGATTGTGAAACCACCAGTCTCAATGTGGCCGAGGCGGAGATTCTCTCGATCGCCGCGGTGCGGGTACGCGGCACCCGGGTGCTGACCAGCGAGCGGCTCGACATTCGCCTCAAGCCGCCGGCGAGTCTTGGCGCCGATTCAATCAAGATCCACAAGCTGCGTGCCACGGATCTGGCAGATGGCATCGAGATCGACGAGGCGCTACGGCTGGTACTGGAGTTTGTCGGCAACAGACCGATTCTGGGCTACTACGTCAGCTTCGATGTGCGCATGCTCGACAAGTATCTGCGCCCGCGTTACGGCTTTGGTCTGCCCAACAAGACCATCGAGCTATCCCATGTCTATCACGACATCATCAAGTGGAAATCCATTGGCGGCACAGTGGATCTGCGTTTTGACACTCTGGCCTCCCGCCTGGACGTGCCTATCATCGAACGTCATACGGCCCTCGGGGATGCCATCACAGTGGCGCTGATGTATGTGCGCCTCAAGCACGGCGAAGCCCCCAGTGCCAGCCACTGA
- the fliE gene encoding flagellar hook-basal body complex protein FliE: MVERADINSVLMQMRAMQAQAQQGVSPIQAPGVQQGPEGVDRTGFGELLKSAVDNVNGLQGDAKKLAVSYEQGDPAVDLPQVMISMEKASVSFEAMTQVRNRLVSAYEDIMKMPM; encoded by the coding sequence ATGGTTGAACGCGCCGATATCAATAGCGTACTGATGCAGATGCGAGCAATGCAGGCTCAGGCACAGCAAGGGGTCTCGCCGATTCAGGCGCCGGGTGTACAGCAGGGTCCGGAAGGTGTGGATCGCACCGGTTTCGGTGAGTTGCTGAAGAGTGCCGTCGACAATGTGAACGGCTTACAGGGAGATGCCAAAAAATTGGCAGTATCCTACGAGCAGGGCGATCCTGCGGTAGACCTTCCCCAGGTCATGATCAGCATGGAAAAGGCGTCGGTTTCATTCGAGGCCATGACTCAGGTGCGTAACCGGCTGGTTTCGGCCTATGAAGACATTATGAAGATGCCGATGTAA